Proteins from a single region of Candidatus Latescibacter sp.:
- the ndk gene encoding nucleoside-diphosphate kinase, protein MEQTLLLIKPNVVEDHKIGKVISLLEEKGLLIKDMKMEILTRERAEGFYDIHNGRPFFHPLVDFMTHGPIVEMVLEREDCLQYVRSVVGDTDPQKAAEGTIRRLYGRSITQNAVHASDSIENALKEIQYIFSECG, encoded by the coding sequence ATGGAACAGACGCTGCTTTTGATCAAGCCGAATGTGGTGGAAGATCATAAAATCGGAAAGGTAATCTCTTTACTTGAAGAAAAAGGGCTGTTGATAAAGGATATGAAGATGGAGATTCTGACCAGGGAGCGCGCGGAAGGATTCTATGATATCCATAACGGAAGACCGTTTTTCCATCCTCTGGTAGATTTCATGACCCACGGTCCGATAGTCGAGATGGTTCTGGAGCGTGAAGACTGTTTGCAGTATGTACGGAGCGTTGTCGGCGATACCGATCCTCAGAAAGCAGCCGAGGGAACGATTCGAAGGCTTTATGGGAGAAGCATCACCCAGAACGCCGTACATGCTTCCGATTCCATTGAAAATGCCCTCAAAGAGATACAGTATATTTTCTCCGAATGCGGCTGA